In a genomic window of Microterricola viridarii:
- a CDS encoding type II toxin-antitoxin system PemK/MazF family toxin produces the protein MAAFTRLWSALRGALRASPRTDGEASPGRYGREATSEVDPRTVGRVRMSYSPSTDGNPDPGEIVWTWVPYQEHDGRGKDRPVLIVASGRGGALLAVQLTSKGHDGDPDQLAIGSGPWDSSGRASWVKIDRVFRVFPSGMRREGASLDRRRFDAVASALRARHGWR, from the coding sequence ATGGCCGCGTTCACGAGGCTCTGGTCGGCGCTGCGCGGCGCGCTCCGGGCCAGCCCGCGCACCGACGGGGAGGCATCGCCGGGGCGGTACGGGAGGGAGGCGACGAGCGAGGTCGACCCGCGCACCGTCGGCCGGGTGCGGATGAGCTACAGCCCGAGCACCGACGGCAACCCGGATCCGGGCGAGATCGTCTGGACGTGGGTGCCCTACCAGGAGCACGACGGCCGCGGCAAAGACCGCCCCGTGCTCATCGTGGCGAGCGGCCGGGGCGGGGCCCTGCTGGCCGTGCAGCTCACCAGCAAGGGCCACGACGGCGACCCGGACCAGCTGGCGATCGGCTCCGGCCCGTGGGATTCCAGCGGCCGGGCGAGCTGGGTGAAGATCGACCGGGTGTTCCGGGTCTTCCCGTCCGGGATGCGCCGGGAGGGGGCCTCGCTTGACCGGCGTCGCTTCGACGCGGTGGCGTCCGCCCTGCGCGCCCGACACGGCTGGAGGTAA
- a CDS encoding ammonium transporter — protein sequence MDTGSIAWAITATALVLLMTPGVAFFYGGLVKAKSVVSMMMMSFGALGLISVLWILYGFSMSAVDAPTDFAGNPFADFGLGSLATGETSNTDLLGATFGATFAIITVALISGAIADRAKFGAWMIFAGIWATLVYFPVAAWVWGGGWIMELGNTLGLPGVIDYAGGTAVHINAGAAALALALVLGKRVGFQKGITKPHNVPLVLLGAAILWFGWFGFNAGAEWLNGLANVGLIVVNTLGATAAAILGWMVVEKVKDGKATAVGAASGAVAGLVAITPACANLEPGWALLLGVLAGAVCALAVELKFKLGFDDSLDVVGIHLVGGIIGTVYLGFFAIDTGLFTGGDLGQLAVQVIAAAAVLLYSFAVAFGLGFAIEKTIGFRVKNADEVAGIDTVVHGEEGYALSEL from the coding sequence ATGGACACAGGCAGCATTGCTTGGGCGATCACGGCAACGGCACTCGTGCTGTTGATGACGCCGGGCGTCGCATTCTTCTACGGGGGATTGGTCAAGGCCAAGAGCGTCGTCAGCATGATGATGATGAGCTTCGGGGCACTCGGGCTGATCAGCGTGCTGTGGATCCTGTACGGGTTCAGCATGAGCGCGGTCGACGCTCCGACCGACTTCGCCGGCAACCCGTTCGCCGACTTCGGCCTCGGCTCGCTCGCGACCGGCGAGACCTCGAACACCGACCTGCTCGGCGCCACGTTCGGGGCGACCTTCGCGATCATCACCGTCGCGCTGATCTCCGGGGCGATCGCCGATCGGGCCAAGTTCGGCGCCTGGATGATCTTCGCCGGCATCTGGGCAACCCTGGTCTACTTCCCGGTCGCGGCCTGGGTGTGGGGCGGCGGCTGGATCATGGAGCTCGGCAACACGCTCGGCCTGCCCGGCGTCATCGACTACGCCGGCGGCACGGCGGTTCACATCAACGCCGGAGCGGCGGCGCTCGCCCTGGCACTCGTTCTCGGCAAGCGCGTCGGCTTCCAGAAGGGCATCACGAAGCCGCACAACGTGCCGCTGGTGCTGCTCGGCGCCGCGATCCTCTGGTTCGGCTGGTTCGGCTTCAACGCCGGAGCCGAGTGGCTGAACGGCCTCGCCAACGTCGGCCTCATCGTCGTCAACACGCTGGGCGCCACCGCCGCCGCCATCCTCGGCTGGATGGTCGTGGAGAAGGTCAAGGACGGCAAGGCCACGGCAGTGGGCGCGGCATCCGGTGCGGTCGCCGGCCTCGTCGCCATCACCCCGGCCTGCGCCAACCTCGAGCCCGGCTGGGCGCTGCTGCTCGGCGTGCTCGCCGGCGCCGTCTGCGCCCTCGCGGTGGAGCTCAAGTTCAAGCTCGGCTTCGACGACTCGCTCGACGTTGTCGGCATCCACCTGGTCGGCGGCATCATCGGCACCGTCTACCTCGGCTTCTTCGCGATCGACACCGGCCTGTTCACCGGCGGCGACCTCGGCCAGCTCGCGGTCCAGGTGATCGCGGCCGCCGCGGTGTTGCTCTACTCCTTCGCGGTGGCCTTCGGCCTCGGCTTCGCCATCGAGAAGACCATCGGCTTCCGCGTCAAGAACGCCGACGAGGTGGCTGGCATCGACACCGTCGTGCACGGCGAGGAGGGCTACGCGCTGAGCGAGCTCTAG
- a CDS encoding alpha/beta hydrolase family protein, which translates to MDAHGTGGNVRGGRALRRWLIGGGIALGATVLAVGAALAAVVAVFARTVVTPPRGRKDELRILDANLADATIVLAADNDTVVDGRYGLWFSADQGHARVGEVLRRSESTVTRRLLGVDFGQLALASEGRWSGWFYLGPWEFELPYENVTVPTPVGPAPAWWVPAAEPSTRWVVQVHGRAVRRQECLRAIPVFHEAGMHSLIVSYRNDGEAPESRDGRYGLGDTEWQDVAAALRFAREHGARDIVLMGWSMGGAIAMQTALRAEERDLLRGIVLESPAVDWHDILHFQGAGYGLPRAVNSAAIQTISSPWGRAVTGLEQPIDFERLDMAVRSAELTLPILLMHSVDDGFVPIAGSRELAAARPDIVTFEEFARARHTKLWNYDPERWNGAIRSWLAAL; encoded by the coding sequence ATGGATGCACACGGAACCGGGGGGAATGTGCGGGGTGGGCGTGCCCTCCGCCGCTGGCTGATCGGTGGTGGAATCGCACTGGGCGCCACCGTGCTCGCCGTCGGCGCCGCGCTGGCCGCCGTGGTCGCCGTCTTCGCCCGCACCGTGGTCACGCCGCCGCGCGGCAGGAAGGACGAGCTGCGCATCCTCGACGCCAACCTGGCAGATGCCACCATCGTCCTCGCCGCGGACAACGACACGGTCGTCGACGGCCGGTACGGCCTCTGGTTCAGCGCCGACCAGGGCCACGCCCGCGTCGGCGAGGTGCTGCGGCGCTCCGAGTCCACCGTGACCCGGCGGCTGCTCGGGGTCGACTTCGGCCAGCTGGCGCTGGCCTCGGAGGGGCGGTGGAGCGGCTGGTTCTACCTCGGGCCGTGGGAGTTCGAGCTGCCATACGAGAACGTCACCGTGCCGACGCCGGTCGGCCCGGCCCCCGCCTGGTGGGTTCCGGCGGCCGAGCCGAGCACCCGATGGGTGGTGCAGGTGCACGGCCGCGCGGTGCGCAGGCAGGAGTGCCTGCGCGCCATCCCCGTCTTCCACGAGGCGGGCATGCACAGCCTCATCGTCTCCTACCGCAACGACGGAGAGGCGCCGGAGAGCCGGGACGGTCGCTACGGCCTCGGCGACACGGAATGGCAGGATGTCGCCGCCGCCCTGCGCTTCGCGCGCGAGCACGGCGCACGCGACATCGTGCTGATGGGCTGGTCGATGGGCGGCGCGATCGCCATGCAGACGGCGCTCAGGGCCGAGGAGCGCGATCTGCTGCGCGGGATCGTGCTGGAGTCGCCGGCCGTCGACTGGCACGACATTCTTCACTTCCAGGGGGCCGGCTACGGGCTGCCGCGCGCCGTCAACAGCGCCGCGATCCAGACCATCTCCTCCCCGTGGGGGCGCGCCGTCACCGGCCTCGAGCAGCCGATCGACTTCGAGCGCCTCGACATGGCGGTCCGGTCGGCGGAGCTCACGCTGCCGATCCTGCTCATGCACAGCGTGGACGACGGCTTCGTCCCGATCGCGGGTTCCCGCGAGCTGGCGGCGGCCCGTCCGGACATCGTCACCTTCGAGGAGTTCGCGCGCGCCCGGCACACCAAGCTCTGGAACTACGACCCGGAGCGGTGGAACGGGGCGATCCGCTCCTGGCTGGCCGCGCTCTAG
- the zapE gene encoding cell division protein ZapE, whose protein sequence is MQSSTALRLIDRSPSITGSEIAGGLVPPPQFAHASFESYRPDADYPSQAGAIEHLKEFEGVWRAQRPGGFFSRNRKPKAALPGIYLDGGFGVGKTHLLASLWHAAPGPKYFGTFIEYTALVGALGYAETVALLRGTQLICIDEFELDDPGDTMLMTRLLGELMATGTRVAATSNTPPNSLGEGRFAASDFLREIQALSSNFMTVRIDGLDYRRRNVEGRATTVEDAALAHMVGTMAERGSAVSSDSFDELMAHLATVHPSKYIKMIRGIDVISLTGAHVLHNQTDALRLVAFIDRVYDAEIPIIASGTPLSEVFDDDMMGGGYRKKYQRAMSRLIALTTGELPPHD, encoded by the coding sequence ATGCAGAGCTCCACCGCACTTCGTCTGATCGATCGTTCGCCGAGCATCACCGGCAGCGAGATCGCCGGTGGTCTCGTGCCGCCGCCCCAGTTCGCGCACGCCTCGTTCGAGTCCTACCGTCCCGACGCCGACTACCCCTCCCAGGCGGGGGCGATCGAGCACCTCAAGGAGTTCGAGGGGGTCTGGCGCGCCCAGCGCCCCGGCGGCTTCTTCTCGCGCAACCGCAAGCCCAAGGCTGCGCTGCCCGGCATCTACCTCGACGGCGGCTTCGGCGTCGGCAAGACGCACCTGCTCGCCTCGCTCTGGCACGCGGCGCCCGGCCCCAAGTACTTCGGCACCTTCATCGAGTACACGGCGCTCGTCGGGGCGCTCGGCTACGCCGAGACCGTGGCGCTGCTGCGCGGCACCCAGCTGATCTGCATCGACGAGTTCGAGCTGGACGACCCGGGCGACACGATGCTGATGACCCGCCTGCTCGGCGAGCTGATGGCCACGGGCACCCGCGTGGCCGCGACATCCAACACCCCGCCGAACTCGCTCGGCGAGGGCCGCTTCGCCGCCTCCGACTTCCTCCGCGAGATTCAGGCGCTCTCCTCCAACTTCATGACCGTGCGCATCGACGGCCTCGACTACCGCCGCCGCAACGTCGAGGGGCGGGCCACGACAGTGGAGGATGCCGCGCTGGCACACATGGTCGGAACGATGGCCGAGCGCGGCAGCGCGGTCAGCTCCGACAGCTTCGACGAGCTGATGGCGCACCTGGCGACGGTGCACCCGTCCAAGTACATCAAGATGATCCGCGGCATCGACGTGATCTCCCTCACGGGCGCGCACGTGCTGCACAACCAGACCGACGCGCTGCGCCTCGTCGCCTTCATCGACCGCGTCTACGACGCCGAAATCCCCATCATCGCCAGCGGCACCCCGCTCAGCGAGGTCTTCGACGACGACATGATGGGCGGCGGCTACCGCAAGAAGTACCAGCGCGCCATGTCCCGCCTGATCGCGCTGACCACGGGGGAGCTGCCCCCGCACGACTGA
- a CDS encoding SufE family protein — protein sequence MTTTAELPEQLAEIRDDFLALEQRDRLQLLLEFSNELPELPERYQDHPDLFERVEECQSPVFLFVEVDDAGAVQLYATAPAESPTTRGFASILAQGLSGLSAEQVLAVPDDFPQTLGLTQAVSPLRIRGMTGMLGRTKRQIRARLALAG from the coding sequence GTGACCACGACTGCAGAGCTCCCGGAACAACTGGCCGAGATTCGCGACGACTTCCTCGCCCTCGAGCAGCGCGACAGGCTGCAGCTTCTGCTCGAGTTCTCGAACGAGCTGCCCGAGCTGCCCGAGCGCTACCAGGACCACCCTGACCTGTTCGAGCGCGTCGAGGAGTGCCAGTCCCCCGTCTTCCTCTTCGTCGAGGTCGACGACGCCGGTGCCGTGCAGCTGTACGCGACGGCCCCGGCCGAGTCGCCGACGACGCGCGGCTTCGCGTCGATCCTGGCGCAGGGCCTGTCCGGCCTGAGCGCCGAGCAGGTGCTCGCCGTGCCCGACGACTTCCCGCAGACGCTCGGCCTGACCCAGGCCGTCTCGCCGCTGCGGATCCGCGGGATGACGGGCATGCTCGGCCGCACCAAGCGCCAGATCCGCGCCCGCCTCGCCCTCGCGGGCTAG
- a CDS encoding DUF3000 domain-containing protein — MPESPSEPHLPPEFQAAIDAARRAATRPELIVTEIPAPGSLAPHALALAADVSPSRHGSDSDFGTGRFILLYDPSEPEEWGGRFRVVCFAQAPLETEIGLDPFLADVAWSWLVDALDARGAEYSAASGTATKILSTGFGELSAQGDGAQIELRASWTPRDHNVAPHVEGWGELLCMLAGLPPTMEGVSMLTPKRHNRG, encoded by the coding sequence GTGCCCGAATCACCGTCTGAGCCCCACCTCCCGCCGGAGTTCCAAGCGGCAATCGACGCGGCACGTCGGGCCGCGACCCGCCCGGAGTTGATCGTCACCGAGATCCCGGCGCCAGGCAGCCTGGCGCCGCACGCGCTTGCCCTGGCTGCGGATGTCTCGCCCTCCCGGCACGGCAGCGACTCCGACTTCGGAACGGGCCGATTCATCCTGCTCTACGACCCGTCGGAGCCGGAGGAATGGGGTGGGCGGTTCCGTGTCGTCTGCTTCGCCCAGGCGCCTTTGGAGACCGAGATTGGCCTCGACCCCTTCCTCGCCGACGTAGCATGGTCATGGCTTGTCGACGCGCTCGACGCCCGTGGGGCGGAATACTCCGCGGCATCCGGCACGGCAACCAAAATTCTCTCCACCGGTTTCGGGGAGCTCTCTGCACAAGGCGATGGCGCCCAGATCGAACTGCGCGCGTCCTGGACGCCACGCGATCACAACGTTGCTCCTCACGTCGAAGGCTGGGGTGAACTCCTGTGCATGCTCGCCGGGCTGCCCCCGACAATGGAAGGCGTGAGCATGCTGACACCGAAACGACACAACCGTGGCTGA
- a CDS encoding HNH endonuclease signature motif containing protein produces METQPPQAPATGFDPLLDADLAELSLGASAECVLQAERYRRIDSAVRRAVAIADPLGGRPSLDEQFARRSITAELALILRVHERTMVGLIYEAGQLCGPFANTLAELSAGSITVRHAREILAGAVVLPPTLHARFEREALGKARTMNVSAFHRAVARLRDRLHPDALADRAARSRADRRLVFEPDADGMAWLHLYLEAEKALAISTRVGDLATEAQKEAAEAGELGTDVVAADEAAGELTDDILSAGTHAQLEADIAAELLLGLPAQNTEDGQTHIPTLAFARPEVFVAVPKLTIGIDTLIGTSEEPAELHGYGPIDADTARRLVAQAPTLHRILTDPLDGTPLQLDPTQYRLSASLRRWILYRDETCRFPGCTRKAERSETDHTRAWEDGGQTTEENLAVLCKKHHRLKHNSRWRVQQTGGGNLSWTSPRGREYTTTPSRMQHAPPRPPTGPPEPSVSQVSIGSNGGGEPAGRRAMTGSTREVAPPF; encoded by the coding sequence ATGGAAACGCAGCCGCCGCAGGCCCCCGCAACCGGGTTCGACCCGCTGCTGGATGCGGACCTGGCCGAGCTGTCCTTGGGTGCTTCCGCGGAGTGTGTTCTGCAGGCGGAACGCTACCGGCGGATCGATTCCGCCGTGCGCCGGGCGGTGGCGATCGCCGACCCGCTCGGCGGCCGGCCGTCCCTGGACGAGCAGTTCGCGAGGCGCAGCATCACCGCCGAGCTCGCCCTGATCCTGCGCGTGCACGAGCGGACCATGGTCGGCCTGATCTATGAGGCCGGGCAGCTCTGCGGCCCCTTCGCCAACACGCTGGCCGAGCTCTCTGCCGGGAGCATCACCGTGCGGCACGCGCGGGAGATCCTCGCCGGCGCCGTCGTCCTGCCTCCCACCCTGCACGCCCGCTTCGAGCGGGAGGCGCTCGGCAAGGCCCGCACCATGAACGTGTCCGCGTTCCACCGGGCGGTGGCCCGCCTCCGCGACCGGCTGCACCCCGACGCCCTCGCCGACCGCGCGGCCCGGTCCCGGGCGGACCGCCGTCTGGTGTTCGAACCGGACGCCGACGGGATGGCCTGGCTGCACCTGTATCTGGAGGCGGAGAAGGCCCTCGCCATCAGCACCCGGGTGGGCGACCTCGCCACGGAGGCGCAGAAGGAGGCGGCCGAGGCCGGCGAGCTGGGGACAGACGTGGTGGCAGCAGACGAGGCCGCAGGCGAACTGACCGACGACATCCTGAGCGCGGGCACCCACGCTCAGCTCGAGGCCGACATCGCCGCCGAACTGCTGCTCGGCCTCCCCGCCCAAAACACGGAGGACGGCCAGACCCACATCCCGACGCTGGCATTCGCCCGCCCGGAGGTCTTCGTCGCCGTCCCGAAACTCACCATCGGCATCGACACCCTCATCGGCACCTCGGAGGAGCCGGCCGAGCTCCACGGCTACGGCCCGATCGACGCCGACACCGCCCGCCGGCTCGTCGCGCAGGCCCCCACACTGCACCGCATCCTCACCGACCCGCTCGACGGCACCCCGCTGCAGCTGGACCCGACCCAGTACCGGCTGAGCGCGTCGCTCCGGCGCTGGATCCTCTACCGGGACGAGACCTGCCGTTTCCCGGGCTGCACCCGCAAGGCGGAGCGCTCCGAGACCGACCACACCCGGGCATGGGAGGACGGCGGGCAGACCACCGAGGAGAACCTGGCGGTGCTCTGCAAGAAGCACCACCGGCTCAAGCACAACTCCCGCTGGCGGGTTCAGCAGACCGGCGGCGGAAACCTCAGCTGGACCTCCCCGCGCGGCCGCGAGTACACGACGACCCCGTCCCGGATGCAACATGCACCACCGCGACCGCCGACCGGCCCACCGGAGCCATCCGTGTCGCAGGTTTCGATAGGCTCCAACGGCGGGGGAGAACCAGCGGGGAGGCGGGCCATGACCGGTTCAACCCGCGAAGTGGCGCCGCCGTTCTAG
- a CDS encoding SOS response-associated peptidase, with the protein MCASYGLETTPEELDEHFAFDERGRNDAVVDWLAQNAGTVVKPTGPRALNLNPLVRERLLDGEAVRRVDLAWWQLWVGGQRPKFSTINARSENLLKGAWLGPARARRALVPVTHYFEKGRRFDLGGELFSLAAIYNVDRSDAAGTDDGWVVSYAIVTRPAASHVEEIHDRMPLIVPPAMYADWLAPDVTADATLVGATVAASNELADAVVPHAA; encoded by the coding sequence ATGTGTGCGAGCTACGGACTGGAAACGACCCCGGAAGAGCTGGACGAGCACTTCGCCTTCGACGAGCGCGGCCGCAACGACGCCGTCGTCGACTGGTTGGCGCAGAACGCCGGCACCGTGGTCAAGCCGACGGGCCCGCGCGCGCTGAACCTCAACCCGTTGGTGCGCGAGCGCCTGCTCGACGGTGAGGCGGTGCGCCGGGTGGACTTGGCCTGGTGGCAGCTCTGGGTGGGCGGCCAGCGGCCGAAGTTCTCGACCATCAACGCCCGCAGCGAGAACCTATTGAAGGGTGCCTGGCTGGGGCCCGCGCGGGCGCGCCGGGCGCTCGTGCCCGTCACTCACTACTTCGAGAAGGGGCGCCGCTTCGACCTCGGGGGAGAGCTGTTCAGCCTGGCCGCGATCTACAACGTCGATCGCTCCGACGCGGCGGGCACGGATGACGGCTGGGTGGTGTCCTACGCGATCGTCACCAGGCCGGCCGCCAGCCACGTCGAGGAGATTCACGACCGGATGCCGCTGATCGTGCCGCCCGCGATGTACGCGGACTGGCTCGCCCCCGACGTCACCGCAGACGCCACGCTCGTCGGCGCCACGGTCGCGGCCTCGAACGAGCTCGCCGACGCCGTCGTCCCGCACGCCGCCTGA
- a CDS encoding ammonium transporter produces the protein MNYDDPGFVLAFAALLPVLAAGLALLGGLRMQQLPWVAAAAALVLALWALAGAQSVLGADASPGLSIFYGMTVALTAVQLGAVMPRETAAAGGRVPLIGWLVFVAGWTLIVAFPVAGWTLNLVDGWLVVGLGLLDFGGAALLFLGTSAAGLGWLLVARNRGPIVAVAAPRRAVLTIAALWIGFFAVTVGSEAVPDATALGAAANTVVAPLCAALAWAVVERIRHRRFSLDGAVRGVFAGLVAISAAADVLSPFWAGVLGLAAGAVASAIAGPRGSVFGLLLTQFAAAALGLVFIGILGDGVGGLLTGSWMQLGTQLFSIAVVTGFAFAFAATLAFVIRRVSAQLVWLRERPELAK, from the coding sequence GTGAACTACGACGATCCCGGCTTCGTTCTGGCCTTCGCGGCGTTGCTGCCGGTGCTCGCCGCCGGCCTCGCGCTGCTCGGCGGGCTCCGCATGCAACAGCTACCCTGGGTCGCCGCCGCTGCCGCCCTCGTGCTGGCGCTCTGGGCGCTGGCCGGCGCCCAGAGCGTGCTCGGGGCCGACGCCTCGCCCGGGCTGAGCATCTTCTACGGTATGACGGTCGCGTTGACGGCGGTGCAGCTCGGTGCCGTGATGCCCCGCGAGACCGCAGCAGCCGGCGGCAGGGTGCCGCTCATCGGCTGGCTCGTCTTCGTGGCCGGCTGGACCCTGATCGTGGCGTTCCCCGTGGCCGGGTGGACCCTCAACCTCGTCGACGGCTGGCTGGTCGTCGGCCTCGGACTGCTCGACTTCGGCGGCGCCGCCCTGCTGTTCCTCGGCACCTCGGCGGCCGGCCTGGGCTGGCTGCTCGTGGCCAGGAACCGGGGGCCGATCGTGGCCGTGGCCGCGCCGCGGCGGGCCGTGCTCACGATCGCCGCCCTGTGGATCGGCTTCTTCGCGGTGACGGTGGGCTCCGAGGCGGTGCCGGATGCCACGGCGCTCGGCGCCGCGGCAAACACCGTCGTCGCGCCGCTCTGCGCGGCGCTGGCCTGGGCCGTGGTCGAACGCATCCGGCACCGCCGCTTCAGCCTTGACGGGGCGGTGCGCGGGGTGTTCGCCGGGCTCGTCGCCATCTCGGCGGCGGCCGACGTGCTCAGCCCGTTCTGGGCCGGGGTGCTCGGCCTGGCGGCCGGCGCCGTTGCGTCGGCCATCGCCGGCCCGCGCGGCTCGGTGTTCGGGCTGCTGCTCACCCAGTTCGCCGCGGCCGCGCTCGGGCTCGTCTTCATCGGGATCCTCGGGGACGGGGTCGGCGGGCTGTTGACCGGCAGCTGGATGCAACTGGGCACGCAGTTGTTCTCCATCGCCGTCGTGACCGGGTTCGCGTTCGCCTTCGCCGCGACGCTCGCCTTCGTCATCCGCCGGGTCAGTGCGCAGCTGGTCTGGCTGCGCGAGCGTCCCGAGCTGGCCAAGTAG
- a CDS encoding sulfurtransferase, with protein sequence MPVDNDTASKFAEYAHPERLVSTEWLAAHLGEPGLVVVESDEDILLYEMGHIPTAVKIDWHTDLNDHVLRDFVQGEEFARLLGEKGISRDSTVVLYGDKNNWWAAYALWIFSLFGHEDVRLLDGGRDLWIAEGRELTTEAPAPASVEYPVIERDDVTLRAFKEDVLAHFGNPLIDVRSAEEYTGERTEIPGYPSEGALRAGHIPSAASVPWARAAAPDATFRSRAELEAIYQGEAGLAEGDDVITYCRIGERSSHTWFVLTHLLGFEGVRNYDGSWTEWGSAVRAPIAQGAEPGSAPAPHTRVAK encoded by the coding sequence ATGCCCGTCGACAACGACACCGCTTCGAAGTTCGCCGAGTACGCGCACCCCGAACGGCTGGTCTCCACCGAGTGGCTGGCCGCCCACCTCGGCGAGCCCGGTCTGGTCGTCGTGGAGAGCGACGAGGACATCCTGCTCTACGAGATGGGGCACATCCCCACCGCGGTGAAGATCGACTGGCACACCGACCTGAACGACCACGTGTTGCGCGACTTCGTGCAGGGCGAGGAGTTCGCCCGCCTGCTCGGCGAGAAGGGCATCAGCCGCGACAGCACGGTCGTGCTCTACGGCGACAAGAACAACTGGTGGGCGGCGTACGCCCTGTGGATCTTCTCGCTCTTCGGCCACGAGGACGTGCGGCTGCTCGACGGCGGCCGCGACCTGTGGATCGCGGAGGGGCGCGAGCTCACCACGGAGGCCCCGGCCCCGGCATCCGTCGAGTACCCCGTCATCGAGCGGGACGACGTGACCCTGCGCGCCTTCAAGGAGGACGTGCTCGCGCACTTCGGCAACCCGCTGATCGATGTGCGCTCCGCCGAGGAGTACACCGGTGAGCGCACCGAGATCCCCGGCTACCCCTCGGAGGGCGCACTGCGCGCCGGCCACATCCCGAGCGCGGCCAGCGTGCCCTGGGCACGGGCGGCCGCCCCGGACGCCACGTTCAGGAGCCGCGCGGAGCTCGAGGCGATCTACCAGGGCGAGGCGGGTCTCGCCGAGGGCGACGACGTCATCACCTACTGCCGCATCGGGGAGCGCTCCAGCCACACCTGGTTCGTGCTCACGCACCTGCTCGGCTTCGAGGGCGTGCGCAACTACGACGGCTCCTGGACGGAGTGGGGCAGCGCCGTGCGCGCACCGATCGCCCAGGGCGCCGAGCCCGGCAGCGCGCCCGCTCCGCACACACGCGTGGCAAAATAG